One genomic region from Methanomassiliicoccaceae archaeon encodes:
- a CDS encoding TIM barrel protein, with product MRFGPAGYPSEGKTPIGSLEYTRSLGLDALEVELVRGARVSEERAREIGSAAERLDIRLSCHAPYYISFNSETPDTREKSVGWVMDTARVAHNMGAYIIVIHAASYGKHPETATDSVIEGLTTCKNNMDNEGIKDVILGIETMGKKGQFGTLKEIEEVMDSVDGARPVLDVAHVHARNGGSLKTEEDMRALIGEFFPLCGDVAHFHISCIEYGDKGEKNHLPLEARDPDMQLLANVLEDSKKDCNFICESPRIAADAVVFRDMFPRYRR from the coding sequence ATGAGATTCGGTCCCGCAGGATATCCCTCGGAAGGAAAGACGCCTATCGGCTCTTTGGAATACACCAGGTCGCTTGGGCTGGACGCCCTGGAGGTCGAGCTTGTACGCGGCGCCCGTGTCTCCGAAGAGAGGGCCAGGGAGATAGGTTCCGCGGCCGAGCGGTTGGACATCAGGCTGTCCTGTCATGCGCCATATTATATCAGTTTCAATTCGGAGACTCCCGATACGAGAGAAAAAAGCGTAGGCTGGGTCATGGATACCGCCCGCGTGGCGCATAATATGGGCGCATATATCATCGTCATACATGCCGCATCTTACGGCAAACATCCCGAGACGGCGACCGATTCGGTCATCGAAGGCCTCACCACATGCAAGAACAATATGGACAATGAGGGGATCAAGGATGTGATTCTGGGGATTGAGACCATGGGTAAGAAAGGTCAGTTTGGAACGCTCAAGGAGATCGAGGAGGTGATGGACTCTGTGGACGGCGCACGTCCAGTGCTCGATGTCGCCCACGTCCATGCCAGGAACGGAGGTTCCCTCAAGACGGAGGAAGACATGCGCGCGTTGATCGGCGAGTTCTTTCCACTCTGCGGGGATGTCGCCCATTTCCACATCAGTTGCATAGAATATGGTGACAAAGGCGAAAAGAACCATTTGCCTCTGGAGGCCAGGGACCCGGACATGCAGCTTCTGGCCAATGTATTGGAAGATTCAAAGAAGGACTGTAATTTCATATGCGAGTCGCCGAGGATAGCTGCGGATGCGGTGGTTTTTAGAGACATGTTCCCCAGATATCGGCGCTGA
- a CDS encoding DNA glycosylase, with the protein MDISMDVSLDPTLGCGQAHRWRKYGDTWKGVIGNYAVELVQNDGGFECIGCSEDRIKRYFRSEDDLSAIMKEISGRDPHIARLAAACPGLRLLRQDLWECTATYILATNANVKRIAKMVESVCDLYGTDLGGVRSFPTPKQILDGCGSIGECRLGYREDRFVEFAEKVEDGTYDLESMECLDYGDCVRELKKINGVGPKVADCVAIFAYGHLEAFPVDARISRSMRDVYGVEGSYKDVSSAGRRIFGRYAGYAQELLYHSLSIIF; encoded by the coding sequence ATGGATATCTCTATGGACGTCTCCCTGGACCCGACCCTCGGATGTGGCCAGGCCCACCGCTGGCGGAAGTATGGCGATACATGGAAGGGAGTTATTGGGAACTATGCGGTCGAGCTTGTACAGAACGACGGCGGGTTCGAATGCATAGGATGCAGCGAGGACCGCATAAAGAGATACTTCCGTTCCGAGGACGACCTTTCGGCGATAATGAAGGAGATATCCGGAAGGGATCCCCATATAGCCAGGCTTGCTGCCGCCTGCCCCGGCCTGAGATTACTGAGACAGGACCTCTGGGAGTGCACGGCCACTTATATCCTGGCCACCAACGCGAACGTCAAACGTATCGCAAAGATGGTGGAGTCCGTATGCGACCTGTATGGGACGGACCTCGGAGGAGTTAGATCGTTTCCGACACCGAAACAGATACTTGACGGCTGCGGAAGCATCGGCGAATGCCGCCTCGGATATCGTGAGGACCGTTTCGTAGAATTTGCCGAGAAGGTGGAAGACGGCACCTACGACCTCGAATCGATGGAATGTCTCGATTACGGAGATTGTGTCAGAGAACTGAAAAAGATCAACGGCGTCGGACCGAAGGTCGCAGATTGCGTCGCTATCTTTGCTTACGGCCACCTTGAGGCTTTCCCCGTCGATGCGAGGATATCAAGATCGATGAGAGATGTCTACGGCGTGGAAGGAAGCTACAAAGACGTTTCGTCGGCCGGGAGGCGTATCTTCGGGAGATATGCCGGATATGCGCAGGAGCTTCTGTATCACTCTCTGAGCATAATTTTCTGA
- a CDS encoding transcriptional regulator produces the protein MKIPCEIVVWYVLPTIRREVARELVFEHGMSQAQVARKFEVTDAAISQYLKKKRGENETIQNSERYELFSEEIKKSASYLAAEGSDFVTEMCRLCSVVKNCGMLAEIYEQYTGYNPPACAMADAEIQKIMLRE, from the coding sequence ATGAAGATCCCTTGTGAGATCGTTGTTTGGTATGTGTTGCCCACAATACGCAGGGAGGTCGCAAGAGAGCTGGTCTTCGAGCACGGCATGTCACAGGCGCAGGTCGCCAGGAAGTTCGAGGTTACCGACGCGGCCATATCCCAGTATCTGAAGAAAAAACGCGGGGAGAACGAGACGATCCAGAACAGCGAGAGGTACGAACTCTTCTCCGAAGAGATAAAAAAATCCGCTAGTTACCTGGCGGCCGAAGGCAGCGATTTCGTGACGGAGATGTGTAGACTCTGCAGCGTAGTCAAGAACTGCGGGATGCTGGCCGAGATATACGAACAATACACGGGATACAACCCTCCCGCCTGCGCAATGGCCGACGCCGAGATTCAGAAAATTATGCTCAGAGAGTGA
- a CDS encoding ATP-dependent helicase, with amino-acid sequence MIERSDKVYTKEEVMGVMEPLISTWFEERFDGLTEPQAKAIPLIHQKKNVLVSSPTGSGKTLTAFTSIINELTKYARAGTLEERIYCIYISPLKALANDVNRNLNEPLNQMAKVAIDHGFEPPGIRVAVRSGDTPQNERQKMARHPPHILITTPESLALIISAPKFRESLKKVEWVILDEIHDICDSKRGAFLSLTLERLKNWCETDFSRIGLSATLAPMEAIAGYLVGNNPDGSIRDVTIVESDSKKQLDLRVICPATDMTALSSEMVNSMMYDQLKELIDTHETTLVFTNTRSGAESVVYKLKERGLENIEVHHSSLGRETRLDVEERLKRGEIKCVVSSTSLELGIDIGSVDLVCQIGSPKSVAKGLQRIGRSGHSFGQVAKGRLLVFDSDDLVECAVMCRAAHRGDIDRVGIPENCLDVLAQAIVGMSLDNRWDVDEAFRLVKGSYCYRNLTREEFLSDIRYLGSRDDFEGVYSKIWYDEGENQFGRKKGARMIYYLNLGTIPEEANYKVITGHGSMAGELSEKFVERLSPRDIFVLGGRSFEFVRSKGMTAFVKEATGRKPTVPSWAGEMLPRSFDLSMDIAEFRKEMSERLDSDTASLISSMSEDLDIDEGSARSILSYFREQKAVAGFIPDSEKLAIEEYMDPSGNQRLVFHFPFGRRVNDALSRGYAYRLTNILGTNVSVTVSDDNFMIGTSRKVDIAKIPGMLKARDLEQILRKAIKDSEIFKLRFRHTASRSFMILRNYMGRSISVNRQQIRSSYLLEELGNMENMPVIEETYREIMEDDMDIRNAEHVLKLIEGGNVKIETVLFTGTPSPFAHSAIISSFSDIVLMEDRSALLRELHRKVLYRALGDAVKEFEFDEDHIIPYFREKIGRIQTKDDIVPMLMRTGPLQALRERGRNIYSYSDEDKKTVDKWIRELFSEGKIGSVFMDDPYVMAAEEVQYYAVATVKEREMTDTDIKVLEEVSRDTPINQISESLEISEDIVYRSIRKLEAMYRVARTAITGNGKWLYSKADNTSMDRNSAVDRIIMRHLECFAPATSAEIAFALSLTDEDAHASLESLLSSGDVAKGRFLISEGDQYMLKIDRMRLRAGKENIYSFEAVEEYRASKGREFSNIVDYFKFYGSAGSEIDVFSRVKDFKLKDWQEMRESGRILLGRFMRGRVRYVLSEDADRFAALRSDETQPGDEKVLNMIDGMGTATLRQLVGAMRMDKDAIKEAVYRLDRSLRIVRAFGEREDWGTENTYLVYRPGTAEGDPLTELAKQTVRAYGPLPAQALRYTLGIAPEDAKRLMDEIGASQIIVGDSQTQMFVFDDEIEALGRIHGHEAKIRLCTPFDPDISSKWAELSARYGDSWVYPLVRGSSVVGAVEMWEMSGCIEIRSFDLDSEELIPAALASIDDIMLFFKMKNTDIVRIREVMGKDAALLAPNVEKMMEEAGYLMVNGFYAKGDFVEYSMTDDEFLSYVFEKQRVGGNDRYPTVMNAVISRGYIRGDQEIYTRVLDKTTIKKQLERGYLVKTALYPAFIGYTTKESAQLYRAAKSEEIEGDEKMILSMISNHSPISRKEIVSGSPLSQSRTVDALSALSKLSVIHQDSDSYYSIIPMPKISREEAIKEIARRHFSDFGIFSAENLSRFMSARMSEVRSTLAALEREGLLKKGFFIKDDPTLIWILSSDVGKKQNIHKEIFALNTQDNLHFYIRQHIKAEIGQSRAVIFEGTKISGSFDGKLSYAGSKVENFKGSDRAKKFLGDTARSLGISMEDGKSVEQEDDWDAVEFYLKSNPGAVTRK; translated from the coding sequence ATGATAGAAAGATCAGATAAGGTGTACACGAAAGAAGAGGTCATGGGCGTCATGGAGCCGCTGATCTCCACATGGTTCGAAGAGCGGTTCGACGGCCTTACCGAGCCGCAGGCCAAGGCCATACCTCTCATCCACCAGAAGAAGAATGTACTGGTATCATCCCCTACGGGCTCCGGTAAGACCCTGACGGCGTTTACCAGCATCATAAACGAACTGACAAAGTATGCCAGGGCCGGGACGCTGGAAGAAAGGATATACTGCATATATATCTCGCCGCTGAAGGCGCTGGCCAACGATGTAAACCGAAATCTGAACGAGCCGCTAAACCAGATGGCAAAGGTCGCCATCGACCACGGGTTCGAGCCTCCCGGGATAAGGGTCGCCGTTCGTTCGGGCGACACGCCCCAGAACGAGAGGCAGAAGATGGCCCGCCACCCTCCGCACATTCTCATCACAACCCCCGAATCGCTGGCCCTCATCATATCAGCGCCAAAGTTCAGAGAGAGCCTGAAGAAGGTCGAATGGGTCATACTGGACGAAATCCACGACATATGCGACTCGAAGAGGGGTGCTTTCCTTTCTCTGACGCTTGAGCGGCTGAAGAACTGGTGCGAGACCGACTTCTCGCGCATCGGACTCTCCGCTACCCTCGCCCCCATGGAGGCCATCGCGGGATATCTCGTAGGAAACAACCCCGACGGTTCCATAAGGGACGTTACGATAGTCGAATCCGATTCAAAGAAGCAGCTGGACCTTCGGGTCATATGTCCTGCCACCGATATGACCGCGTTGTCCTCGGAGATGGTCAATTCCATGATGTACGACCAGCTCAAGGAGCTCATCGACACTCATGAGACGACGCTGGTCTTTACAAATACCCGTTCCGGGGCCGAAAGCGTCGTCTACAAACTAAAAGAGCGAGGGCTCGAGAACATAGAGGTCCACCACAGCTCCCTCGGAAGGGAAACGAGGCTGGATGTGGAGGAGAGGCTCAAAAGAGGCGAGATCAAATGCGTCGTTTCGTCCACGTCGCTGGAACTGGGAATCGATATCGGTTCGGTAGATCTGGTCTGCCAGATCGGTTCTCCTAAATCGGTGGCCAAGGGATTGCAGAGGATCGGCCGCAGCGGCCACAGCTTCGGGCAGGTGGCGAAGGGACGTCTCCTGGTCTTTGATTCCGACGATCTGGTGGAATGTGCCGTCATGTGCCGCGCCGCCCACCGGGGCGACATCGACAGAGTGGGCATACCGGAGAACTGCCTCGATGTTCTGGCCCAGGCCATCGTAGGTATGAGCCTGGACAACAGATGGGACGTAGACGAGGCATTCCGTTTAGTCAAGGGTTCGTACTGTTACAGGAATCTTACCAGGGAGGAGTTCCTCAGCGACATAAGGTATCTGGGGAGTCGCGACGACTTCGAAGGAGTCTATTCCAAAATATGGTACGACGAGGGCGAGAACCAGTTCGGCAGGAAGAAGGGCGCCAGGATGATCTACTACCTCAATCTGGGAACAATTCCCGAAGAGGCAAACTACAAGGTCATAACGGGTCACGGGTCCATGGCAGGCGAACTTTCAGAAAAGTTCGTCGAAAGGCTGTCCCCCAGGGACATCTTCGTTCTGGGAGGTCGTTCCTTCGAGTTCGTAAGGTCCAAGGGAATGACCGCCTTCGTGAAAGAGGCCACAGGCAGAAAGCCCACCGTCCCGTCATGGGCGGGCGAGATGCTCCCGAGGAGCTTCGACCTTTCGATGGACATCGCCGAGTTCAGGAAGGAGATGTCGGAACGCCTGGATTCCGACACGGCCTCGCTTATAAGCAGCATGTCGGAGGACCTTGACATAGACGAAGGATCGGCCAGAAGCATACTGTCGTACTTCAGGGAGCAGAAGGCCGTTGCAGGCTTCATACCCGACTCGGAAAAACTGGCGATCGAGGAGTACATGGACCCGTCGGGCAACCAGAGGCTCGTGTTCCATTTCCCGTTCGGAAGAAGGGTGAACGATGCTCTTTCCCGCGGCTACGCCTATCGTCTGACGAATATCTTGGGGACCAACGTTTCGGTCACTGTTTCCGACGATAATTTCATGATCGGTACATCGCGCAAGGTGGACATAGCCAAGATCCCGGGCATGCTGAAGGCCAGGGACCTGGAGCAGATATTGCGTAAAGCGATCAAGGATTCCGAGATATTCAAGCTAAGATTCAGGCACACCGCGTCCCGCAGCTTCATGATTCTTAGGAACTACATGGGGCGTTCGATATCGGTCAACAGGCAGCAGATACGTTCCTCCTATCTTCTCGAAGAGCTCGGGAACATGGAGAACATGCCCGTCATCGAAGAAACCTACAGGGAGATCATGGAGGACGACATGGACATCCGCAACGCGGAACACGTCCTGAAGCTGATAGAGGGCGGCAACGTGAAGATCGAGACGGTGTTGTTCACGGGAACGCCGTCGCCCTTCGCGCACAGCGCGATAATCTCGAGCTTCTCGGACATTGTGCTAATGGAGGACCGGTCCGCACTCCTGAGGGAGCTGCACCGCAAGGTCCTCTATCGCGCGCTCGGGGATGCCGTAAAAGAGTTCGAATTCGATGAGGACCATATCATACCGTACTTCAGGGAGAAGATCGGACGCATACAGACCAAGGACGATATTGTTCCGATGCTGATGCGGACAGGCCCCCTCCAGGCGCTCCGCGAGCGCGGAAGGAACATCTATTCTTATTCCGACGAGGACAAAAAGACAGTGGACAAGTGGATAAGGGAGCTGTTCTCCGAAGGCAAGATAGGTTCGGTGTTCATGGACGACCCCTATGTGATGGCCGCAGAAGAGGTACAGTACTACGCGGTCGCGACCGTCAAGGAACGCGAGATGACGGACACGGACATCAAGGTCTTAGAAGAGGTCTCCAGGGACACGCCGATCAACCAGATATCCGAATCACTGGAGATCAGCGAGGACATCGTATATCGTTCCATAAGGAAGCTGGAGGCCATGTACAGGGTTGCCAGGACGGCCATCACCGGCAACGGGAAGTGGCTCTATTCCAAGGCGGACAACACCTCAATGGACAGGAACTCGGCCGTGGACCGCATAATAATGAGGCATCTGGAATGTTTCGCGCCGGCCACATCGGCCGAGATCGCGTTCGCGTTATCCCTGACGGATGAAGATGCACATGCCTCGCTGGAGTCGCTTCTGAGCAGCGGGGATGTGGCCAAGGGCAGATTCCTGATATCCGAGGGCGACCAGTATATGCTGAAGATCGACAGGATGAGGCTCCGTGCCGGAAAGGAGAATATTTACAGTTTCGAGGCGGTCGAGGAATACCGCGCATCGAAAGGGCGCGAATTCTCCAACATAGTCGATTATTTCAAATTCTACGGTTCTGCAGGAAGCGAGATCGATGTATTCAGTCGCGTCAAGGACTTCAAACTCAAAGATTGGCAGGAGATGAGGGAATCCGGAAGGATACTTCTGGGGAGGTTCATGCGCGGACGCGTGAGGTACGTACTTTCGGAAGATGCGGACCGGTTCGCGGCCCTGAGGTCAGACGAAACGCAGCCGGGAGATGAAAAGGTACTCAACATGATCGACGGCATGGGTACCGCCACTCTGCGCCAGCTGGTCGGCGCTATGAGGATGGACAAGGACGCTATCAAAGAGGCAGTCTACCGCCTGGACCGCTCTCTCAGAATAGTCAGGGCGTTCGGAGAAAGAGAGGACTGGGGGACCGAGAACACATATCTGGTCTACCGTCCGGGAACGGCGGAAGGGGACCCCCTTACAGAGCTCGCAAAACAGACGGTACGGGCTTACGGACCACTGCCCGCACAGGCCCTCAGATATACTCTGGGAATAGCTCCCGAGGACGCGAAAAGGCTGATGGACGAAATAGGGGCTTCGCAGATAATAGTCGGAGACTCACAGACTCAGATGTTTGTTTTCGATGACGAGATAGAGGCTCTCGGGAGAATACACGGGCACGAGGCAAAAATTCGCCTATGCACTCCGTTCGACCCTGACATTTCTTCCAAATGGGCCGAACTTTCGGCGCGTTACGGCGATAGCTGGGTATATCCGCTCGTCAGGGGGTCGTCCGTAGTGGGGGCCGTCGAGATGTGGGAGATGTCCGGATGCATAGAGATAAGGTCCTTCGACCTGGACTCGGAGGAACTCATTCCCGCAGCGCTCGCATCGATAGACGATATAATGCTGTTCTTCAAAATGAAGAACACGGACATCGTCCGTATAAGGGAGGTAATGGGCAAGGACGCCGCTCTCCTAGCTCCGAATGTGGAGAAGATGATGGAGGAAGCAGGCTATCTGATGGTCAACGGCTTCTATGCGAAAGGCGACTTCGTCGAGTATTCAATGACCGACGACGAGTTCCTGAGCTACGTTTTCGAGAAGCAGCGTGTGGGAGGGAATGACAGGTACCCTACAGTGATGAACGCGGTCATTTCCCGCGGATACATCCGAGGGGACCAGGAGATATACACCAGGGTGCTGGACAAGACAACCATAAAGAAGCAGTTGGAGCGCGGGTATCTTGTGAAGACCGCTCTTTACCCTGCTTTCATAGGTTATACAACAAAGGAATCAGCACAGCTTTACAGGGCTGCGAAGTCCGAAGAGATCGAAGGCGACGAGAAGATGATACTGTCTATGATATCCAACCACTCGCCGATATCCAGAAAAGAGATCGTGTCGGGGTCTCCTCTGTCCCAGTCCCGAACCGTAGACGCTCTCAGCGCGCTGTCCAAGCTTTCCGTTATTCATCAGGATTCCGATTCTTACTACAGCATCATCCCGATGCCGAAAATATCGAGGGAAGAGGCTATTAAAGAAATAGCCAGACGTCATTTTTCAGATTTCGGGATATTCTCCGCCGAGAACCTATCTCGCTTCATGTCCGCCCGGATGTCGGAGGTACGGTCTACGTTGGCTGCGCTCGAGAGAGAGGGGTTGCTTAAGAAAGGTTTCTTCATCAAGGACGATCCGACCCTAATATGGATCCTTTCTTCCGATGTCGGAAAGAAGCAGAATATCCACAAGGAAATTTTTGCGCTGAACACCCAGGACAATCTCCATTTTTATATAAGACAACATATAAAAGCGGAGATAGGACAGTCCCGTGCGGTCATATTTGAAGGAACAAAGATATCTGGGTCATTTGACGGGAAACTTTCATACGCCGGTTCCAAGGTCGAGAATTTCAAAGGGTCCGACCGTGCGAAAAAGTTCCTTGGCGACACGGCAAGGTCCCTAGGGATATCTATGGAAGACGGCAAGTCGGTAGAACAGGAAGACGATTGGGACGCCGTAGAATTTTACCTGAAATCCAATCCGGGAGCGGTCACGCGCAAGTGA
- a CDS encoding carboxypeptidase-like regulatory domain-containing protein encodes MKSRIAALLLVAVMILPMAGLLLSVDEAYAADDTTFTGIAQDSDGTPLGDVEVRLDWAVGGTGFAVSGTALSDADGNFSIVLPGTYDISKTNTVTISYRNELHIMICDDVALEDYTISGTTFDLGEVKALYIFTIGKNMTVTGTVKYGSELIGGATISLLKSNGTVAGTDTTGTDGKYEIKCEPGTYTITVKRGGFEDQIINGVVVGEDSSSITKDISLVLAPQQTYWGLDLPHLFTIVGLIVAGILLMIMMAYVVYTRRHHGKLKIVDDED; translated from the coding sequence ATGAAAAGTCGGATCGCAGCTTTGCTCTTGGTCGCAGTTATGATCCTGCCGATGGCGGGCTTGTTGCTGAGCGTAGACGAAGCTTATGCGGCCGACGATACAACTTTCACGGGCATAGCCCAGGACAGCGACGGAACCCCGTTAGGAGATGTCGAAGTACGCTTGGACTGGGCGGTTGGCGGTACCGGCTTCGCTGTTTCGGGAACCGCCCTTTCGGATGCGGACGGCAATTTTTCAATTGTGCTGCCGGGAACATACGATATTTCCAAGACCAACACCGTAACGATATCTTACAGAAACGAACTCCACATCATGATATGCGATGATGTCGCCCTTGAGGATTATACCATATCTGGCACCACGTTCGATCTCGGGGAGGTCAAGGCCCTATACATATTCACCATAGGCAAAAACATGACGGTGACGGGCACCGTGAAATACGGATCGGAACTCATAGGCGGGGCCACAATATCTCTTTTGAAAAGTAACGGAACGGTAGCGGGCACCGATACGACCGGAACCGACGGAAAATACGAGATAAAATGCGAGCCTGGAACATACACGATCACGGTAAAGCGCGGCGGGTTCGAAGACCAGATCATCAACGGAGTGGTAGTAGGTGAAGACAGCAGCTCGATAACCAAGGATATCAGCCTGGTCCTGGCCCCGCAACAGACCTACTGGGGCCTGGACCTTCCGCATCTTTTCACCATTGTAGGCCTGATCGTGGCCGGAATTCTGCTCATGATAATGATGGCCTACGTGGTATACACGAGGAGACATCACGGAAAGCTCAAGATAGTGGACGATGAGGATTGA
- a CDS encoding FumA C-terminus/TtdB family hydratase beta subunit, translated as MILNSPLDEKTVRSLKLGETVYIKGPIITGRDEMHKRALEKARTGEDVPDEIFNSVLYHCGPIMVQRGEKWLPVAAGPTTSARMNDLEPEMIERFGIRAIIGKGGMSKKVAEAMEKHGCVYLAAVGGTAVSLAEGLGESTGSEWNDLGMAEAMWKFNAERLGPLIVAIDASGGDLYEDVRGKLKR; from the coding sequence TTGATCCTCAATTCTCCTTTGGACGAGAAGACCGTCAGGTCTCTCAAGCTCGGCGAGACGGTGTATATCAAAGGCCCGATCATCACCGGCAGGGACGAAATGCACAAAAGGGCGCTGGAAAAAGCCCGGACAGGCGAAGACGTCCCGGACGAGATATTCAACTCGGTGCTGTACCACTGCGGCCCGATCATGGTCCAGCGCGGGGAAAAATGGCTACCTGTGGCAGCAGGCCCCACCACGAGCGCCAGGATGAACGACCTGGAGCCGGAGATGATAGAAAGGTTCGGGATCAGAGCGATCATAGGCAAAGGCGGCATGTCGAAAAAGGTCGCCGAGGCGATGGAGAAACATGGCTGCGTATACCTGGCGGCCGTAGGGGGGACCGCGGTCTCTCTCGCAGAAGGGCTGGGGGAGAGCACCGGTTCCGAATGGAACGACCTGGGCATGGCCGAGGCGATGTGGAAATTCAACGCGGAGAGACTGGGGCCCCTCATCGTTGCCATAGATGCGAGCGGCGGCGACCTTTACGAAGACGTCCGCGGAAAGCTGAAGCGCTGA
- a CDS encoding fumarate hydratase, translating into MIKLPEPLEDVVFNLLKASNTKLPSDVGWALEAAAGWESDQTAYSQLGAIMDNVRKAEFLSRPMCQDTGIPVFYVKGRFDPSIIGEIERGLARATKEIPLRPNTVDPLTRENYGNNLGEGMPIVHFYPTDDDFIEITVMPKGAGSENMTRLVMLNPSDGVEGVKKTIIDAVLEAGGRPCPPGIVGVGIGGTSEKCISMAKEALLIPVGEDNPDPVLREIEEDIFVKINESGLGPMGLGGRTTALGVRIKKAACHTASLPVAVSIGCWANRRATARITSEKVEYTQGAFR; encoded by the coding sequence CAATCTCCTGAAGGCCTCCAATACGAAACTGCCGTCCGATGTGGGATGGGCGCTGGAGGCCGCCGCGGGATGGGAATCCGACCAGACCGCGTATTCCCAGCTGGGCGCGATAATGGACAATGTCCGAAAGGCCGAGTTCCTCTCGCGTCCGATGTGCCAGGACACCGGAATACCTGTTTTTTACGTTAAAGGCAGGTTCGATCCATCGATCATCGGAGAAATAGAGAGAGGGCTTGCGAGGGCGACCAAGGAGATACCGCTGAGACCCAACACGGTGGACCCGCTTACACGCGAAAACTATGGGAACAATCTCGGCGAGGGCATGCCCATCGTCCACTTCTACCCCACGGACGACGATTTTATCGAGATCACGGTCATGCCGAAGGGCGCAGGCTCCGAGAACATGACGCGACTTGTGATGCTGAACCCATCGGACGGCGTAGAGGGAGTCAAGAAAACGATCATAGATGCGGTTCTGGAGGCCGGCGGACGTCCATGTCCTCCCGGTATAGTGGGCGTCGGGATCGGCGGAACGTCCGAAAAATGTATTTCCATGGCCAAAGAGGCCCTCCTGATCCCGGTTGGGGAAGACAATCCCGATCCGGTGCTCAGAGAGATAGAAGAAGATATTTTCGTGAAAATCAACGAAAGCGGACTGGGCCCTATGGGCCTCGGAGGCAGGACGACGGCACTGGGAGTAAGAATCAAGAAGGCGGCGTGCCACACCGCCAGCCTTCCGGTGGCCGTAAGCATAGGATGCTGGGCGAACCGCAGGGCGACAGCAAGGATAACCTCTGAAAAGGTGGAATATACGCAGGGGGCGTTCCGTTGA